The window CAGAACCAGAATCAGACGCCAAGCCAGAACCACTATCAGAACCAGTCCCAGAACCAGGTTCAGCAGCCCGGCACCAGCAACCCGGACAACACCCACGCCAACAGCTACGTCCCCAACCCCGTCGTGCCTCCCGCTGCCGCGCAGGGTGGGTATCAGTTCGGGCCTACCGGGCAGGCCGGTGGGAACAACGCCTTCGGGGGCGGTGGGTACACCAGCGGCTTCGGGCCCGGCACCGGCGGATACGGAAGCGGAACAAGCACTGGAACGGGACCGGGCACTGGAACGGGATCAGGAAGCGGCTACCGACCAGGAGCCGGGCCGGGAACAGGGCCAGGGACAGGCATGCGGGGACCTGGAGCGGGCACCGGCGCCCGCATGCCCGAAGAACGGCTTCCCGGTGGCTCCACCGCGCGCGGTGCTGCCGGTGCGCGGGGGGCCAACGGCATGCCCATGGGCTCCCCCGCCGGCGGGCGTGGCGGCAAAGAGGAAGACAAAGAAAAGAAAGCCGCCGGCTATCTGCGTAATCCGGATCCGGACGAGACCTTCGGTGGGTTCATCGAAAAGCCGATGCCGCCGGTGATCGGCGAGAACCGGCCTAAGCCGTAGAGCGCCGAAAGGGGAGGAAAACACCGGTGCTCAAGGCCGACTTCACGCTGAACACCCTGCTCACCGCCATGCGCAACGCCGGCTGTGGCGATCCGCATCCGATCTTCGCCGGTGGGCTCAGGTACATCCCGCCATCCGCGAAGAACACCACCGACCGCGAAGCCTTCGAAGAACTCAGTCAGTACGGCTTCACCCAAGGCAACGGTGTCACGCCCGAATTCGAAGACGTCCTGAGGCTCATCGACAATCCGAGCCACGAGTTCTACGCCTACGTCCGCGACACCGAAGGCCAGATCGGCATCCTCGTCGCCGCGCAGAACCGGACCGCTGTCAGCGTTGTCTGCCGGGGCGAACGGGTCGAACTCAGTGGTGTTTCCCCGGATACTCATCCCGCTGACGCCCTGGTCAGGCTCCTGCCGCCCTGCGGGCCCGCGGCCATCAAGCCCTTTTCGCTTCCGCAGGAAGACTTCGAACCCCAGGCGGAAAGCGACATCTTCGACGACGCGCCCGCCCGCAGCCGGGAAGCCCAAGAACTCGACGCCTTCTTCCAGCAGCCGCACTTCGGCATCGGACAGCTTTACGCCGCGAACACGACCGTCAACTACCTGGACCTCGAAGCCGGCCGCGTAGGCATCCACCTCGCGGACGGCTACATCAGCGTCCTGCCGGGCGAACCCCGGCAACTCAGCGGCAAACTGAAGGCCGCCACCCCCAGGTAGCGGGAGTGGCGGCCTGGGAAAGCAAGCCTCAGGAAGCGAAGCCGCCCGCGCCCGCCCAGCCCAGCGCGAACGCCGGGACCAGACCGAGGACCAGCGTCACCGCCGTGCCGAGGAAGATCGCCGTCCCCGTGCCGAAGCCCGGGACCGAGACCGAGGGGCCGTCCGCCGCCGGCTCGGAGAAGTACATCAGGACGATCACGCGCAGGTAGAAGAACGCCGCCACCGCGCTGAACACCAACGCGACGACGACCAGCGGCGCCATCCCGTCCGAAAGCGCCGCCGAGAACACCACGAACTTCCCCACGAAACCGGAAGTAAGAGGAATCCCGGCCAACGCCAGCAGCAAGAACGTGAAGACGCCCGCCACCAATGGTGAGCGCTTGGCAAGCCCAGCCCACGCCGAAAGGTGCGTCGCCTCGCCCGAGGAATCCCGGACCAGGCTGATCACACCGAACGTCGCCAGCGTCGTGAAGCCGTACGCCAGCAAGTAGAACAGCGTGCTGGACAGACCGTTGCGAGTCATCGCGATCGCCCCGACGAGCAGGAAGCCCGCGTGCGCGATCGACGAGTACGCCACCATGCGCTTGACGTCCGTCTGCGTCAGGCCCAGCACCGCGCCGATCACCATCGAGATGATCGCCACGACCTGGAGGACTCCGCGCCACTCCCAGCTCGTCGAGCCGAACGCCACCGACAGCACCCGGAGGATCCCGCCGAAGGCCGCGACCTTCGTGCACGCCGCCATGAACGCCGTCACCGGTGTCGGCGCGCCCTGGTAGACGTCCGGGGTCCACGTGTGGAACGGGCCGACCGAACCCTTGAACAGCAGGCCGACCACCAACAGACCCAGCCCGGCGAACAGCAGCGTGTCCGACCGGTCCGAGCCCGCCGCCGCGGCCGCGATGTCCGCCAGCTTCACGGAGTTCGCGTAGCCGTACAGCAGCGCGAGGCCGTAGAGGAAGAACGCCGAAGAGAACGCGCCGAGCAGGAAGTACTTGACCGCCGCTTCCTGCGACAGCAGGCGGCGGCGCCGCGCGAGGCCGCACATCAGGTACAGCGGCAGCGACAGCACTTCCAGCGCGATGAACATCGTCAGCAGGTCGTTCGACGCGCAGAAGGCCATCATGCCGCCGAGCGCGAACAGCGTCAGCGGGAAGACCTCGGTCTGCATCACCGTCGCCGTCTGGGCGCGGTCCTGGACCGTGCCCGGGCGGATGCCGGCCTGCGCGACCAGAGCGCCGCCCGGCTCGACCACGCGGTCGGAGATCAGCAGCACCGCGCCGACGCCCAGGGCGAGCAGTGTGCCCCAGAGGAACAACGCCGGCTCGTCGATCGAGATCGCGCCGCTGAACGTCTTGACGCCGCCCGCGGGCGCGCTGCCCGTGGCGTAGAGGATCAGGCTGACGCCGGCCGCGACGATCGCCGCCAGGCTCAGCCCGACCTGCAGGCCGAAGCGCGAGCGCTTCGAGGCGAACGCCTCGACCAGCACGCTCACGCACGCCGCGCCGAAGACGATCAGCATCGGCAGGACCGCCGGGTAGTTCACCGACGGCGTCACGATCGGCGGCTCCGGCGCCTGCGTCAGGAGGATGTCGAGCACGGTTACTTGCCTCCCTGGACCGCGGACAGCGTCTGCTGCACCGTCGGGGTGACTGTGTCGAGCACCGGCTTCGGGTAGAAGCCGAGGAAGAGGACCAGCACGACCAGCGGCGCCAGGATCGCGATCTCGCGCCCGTTCAGGTCGGTGATGGCCTTCTTGGCGCCCAGCTCCGGCGCGATCGCGGTACCCGGGCCGCCGCCGACGCCGACGAGCGCGTCACCGCGGACCGGCCCCTGCATGACGCGCTGGTAGAGCCACAGGACGTACGCCGCGGCGAGGACCATGCCCACCGTGGCGAGGATCGTGTACACCGGCTGGTTCACGAACGCCCCGATGAGCACCAGGAACTCGGAGACGAACGAGTTGGTGCCCGGCAGGGACAATGTGGACAGACCCGCGAGCAGGAACAGCCCGGCCAGCAACGGCGTCACCTTCGCCATGCCGCCGTAGTCCGAGATGCGAGTCGAGCCGCCGCGCGCGATCACCAGGCCGATCACCACGATCAGCATGCCGGTGGCGATGCTGTGGTTCAGCATGTACGTCGCCGAGCCGACCATCGCCTGCTCGTTGAACGCGAAGATGCCGAGCGAGATGAAGCCGAAGTGCGCGATCGAGACGTAGGCGATGAACCGCTTCATGTCCCGCTGGCCCGCGGCGAGGATCGATCCATAGAGGACACCGATCACCGAGAGCACCAGCACCAGCGGCGCCAGGGTCCTGCTCGCGTCCGGGAACATCGGCAGGCAGTAGCGCAGGAACCCGAACGTGCCGACCTTGTCCAGCACGCCGACCAGCAGGACGGCGACGCCGATCGGCGCCTCCCCCGCCGCGTCCGGCAGCCAGGTGTGGAACGGCACCAGCGGCGCCTTGATCGCGAACGCCAGGAAGAAGCCGAGGAACAGCCAGATCTGCGTGTGCAGCGGCGCGTCCCGGACGACCGTGACCAGCGTGGCCCAGTCGAACGTGCCCTTGCCGAGCTTGTCCGACGCGAGCGAGTACGCCCCGATCGCCGAGGCCAGCATGATCAGGCCACCGAGGAACGAGTAGAGGAAGAACTTCACCGCCGCGTACTGCCGGTTCGCGCCGCCGTAGCCGCCGATGAGGAAGTACATCGGGATCAGCATGATCTCGAACAGCACGTAGAACAGGAAGACGTCGGTCGCGGCGAACACGCCGATCGTGAGCGCCTCCTGCAGCAGGATCAGCGAGAGGAACCCGCCTGCGCTGCGGCCCGGCGGCAGCTTGTCGAGCGTGCCGAGGCCGCCGACGACGATCGGGACCAGGAGCGCGATCACCGCGATCATGATCAGCGAGATGCCGTCGGTGCCGAACGCGATGTGCACGCCGAAGCTGGGGATCCAGTCGAAGCTCGACGTCATCTGCAACCGCGTGCCCGACGGCGAGTAGCTGAGCCAGAACGGGATCACGAGCAGGAACTCGAGGATCGAGAACCCCAGCGCGGCCAGCACCGCGGCGCGGTCGTTCCCCTTGAGGAACGCCAGCACCAGGGCGCCGGCCAGCGGCACCAGGATGAGGATGAGCAACCAGGTCATCAGGAGAACCTCACCAGCAGGAGAGCCGCCAGAAGCAGGAACGTGCCGCCCAGCATGGACAGCGCGTACGACCGGACGAACCCGGTCTGCAGCCGCCTCAGCCGGCCGGAGCCGCCGCCGAGCCCGGCGGCGAGGCCGTTGACCGCGCCGTCGACGCCGCGGTTGTCGACGAACACCAGCGCCCGCGAGAGCCAGGTGCCCGGACGGGCGACCAGCGTCTCGTTGAGGGCGTTGCCGTACAGGTCCTTGCGCGCGGCGCGGGTGATGAACGAGACCCGCTGCGGCTGCTCGACCGGGACGTCACGCCGGAAGATCAGGTACGCGATGCCGACGCCGAGCAGCGAGACGACCACGGTGATCACCGAGATCACCCAGGCGTCCAGCGCCAGGTGGTGCGACTCCTCGAGCGCGCCGACCGACGGGGACAGCCAGGTGCTGAACCGGTCGCCGATGGCGAAGAACGCACCGGCACCGACCGAGCCGACCGCCAGGATCGCCATCGGGATCCACATGACCGGCTTGGCCTCGTGCGGGTGGAAGTCGTGGCCGTCCGCGCTCTTGAGGTCCTTCCAGCGTTCCTTGCCGAAGAACGTCATCATCATCAGGCGCGTCATGTAGAACGCGGTGAGCCCGGCGCCCAGCAGGGCCGCGCCGCCCATCACCCAGCCGCGCCAGCCGCCCTGGCCGAGTGCCGCTTCGATGATCGCGTCCTTGGTGAAGAAGCCCGACAGCGGCGGGATGCCGATCAGCGCCAGGTAGCCGAGGGTGAACGTCCAGAAGGTGATCGGCAGGTGCTTGCGCAGGCCGCCGAACTTTCGCATGTCGACTTCGTCGTTCATGGCGTGCATGACCGACCCGGCCCCGAGGAACAGCCCGGCCTTGAAGAAGCCGTGCGCCACCAGGTGCATGATGCCCAGCGCGTACGCGACGGGCCCGAGCCCGACGGCCAGCATCATGTAGCCGATCTGGCTGACCGTCGAGTACGCGAGGACCTTCTTGATGTCGTCGTACGCGCAGCCGATGACGCACCCGAGCAGCAGCGTCACCGTGCCGACCAGGGTGACGATCAGCCGACCGTCCGCGGTGGCGTTGAAGATGTCCTTCGAGCGGGCCACCAGGTAGACGCCGGCCGTGACCATCGTCGCCGCGTGGATGAGGGCCGACACCGGGGTCGGGCCCTCCATCGCGTCCGGGAGCCACGCCTGCAGCGGGAACTGGCCGGACTTACCGCAGGCGCCCAGCAGGAGCAGGATCGCCATCGCGGTGATCGCCGCCGGCGAGAACTTGCCGTCGGCGACCGCCTGGAAGACCTGCGCGTAGCCGGTCGAGCCCGCGTACTTGAACATGATGAAGATCGCCAGCGCGAGCCCGACGTCGCCGACGCGGTTCATCAGGAACGCCTTCTTCGCCGCGGTCGCGGCGGACGGGCGGCCCTGGTACCAGCCGATGAGCAGGTAGGACGCGAGGCCCACGCCTTCCCAGCCGAGGTACAGCGTCACGAAGCTGTTGCCCAGCACCAGGATCAGCATCGACGCGACGAAGAGGTTCAGGTACGCGAAGAAGCGGTACCGGCCCTCGTCGTCGGCCATGTAGCCGATCGAGTAGTAGTGGATCAGCATGCCGACGCCGGTGATGAGCAGCACGAACGTCAGCGACAGCGCGTCGATCCGCAGCCCGAAGTCCACCTGCAGCTGCCCGACCGGGATCCACGAGTACAGCCTGGTGTCGGTCGCGGTGCTCGTGTTGGCGGTGAAGAACAGGATCAGCCCGTAGACGAAGGCGAGCGTGACGGTGGCACAGCCGAGCAGATGCCCCCACGCCTTGGCGCGCTTGCCTGCCAAGAGCAGGATCAGGGCGCCGAGAGCCGGAAGGGCCACCAGCAGCCACGATGATGCGGTCACTCGGTGTCTCCTAGTACTTCAGCAGGTTGGTGTCGTCGACCGAGGCCGAGCGCCGGGTGCGGAAGATGGCCATGATGATCGCCAGGCCGACCACGACCTCGGCGGCCGCGACGACCATGACGAAGAACGCCATGATCTGGCCGTCGAGCCCGCCGTTGATCCGGGCGAAGGTGACCAGCGTCAGGTTCACGGCGTTGAGCATCAGCTCGATGCACATGAACACGACGATCGCGTTGCGCCGCACCAGCACGCCGACCGCGCCGAGCGCGAACAGCAGCGCCGACAGCAGCAGGTAGTACGTCGGGCTCATTCCCGCTCCCCTTCGGTTTCGGAGCCGACCAGCGCGTGCGCGTCCGGGTGCGGGCCTTCGTCCGCCACGAGCTTGCGTTCCTTCGCCAGCTCGATCGCCGAGGTGGACTCGATGATCGCCGAGAGCGACTCCGGCGCGATCGAGCCGTCCGGCAGCAGCGCCGGCGTCGCCACCGAGTTGGCGGTGGCGAAGACACCCGGGCCGGGCAGCGGCGAGGGCCGGTCGTGCTCGCCGCGGAAGCGGGCGACGACCAGTTCCTTCTGCGTCTGCTTGCCGCCCTTGCCGTGGCGGTCGGTGAAGGCCAGCACCATCGCGCCGACCGCGGCGGTGATGAGCAGCGCCGACGTCAGCTCGAACGGGAACAGGTAGTCGGTGAAGATCAGCCGGCCCAGGCCCTTCGGCCCGCCGCCCGCGGACGTCGTCGCGTCGAGCGGGGTGGCCGGGGTGACGTTGGCCAGCGCGCGGTAGACACCGGTCGCCAGCAGCGCGGCGAGCCCGATGCCGAGCACCGTCGCGGCGAGCCGCTGTCCACGCAGGACCTCGACGACCGAGTCGGAGCTTTCGCGGCCGACCAGCATCAGCACGAACAGGAACAGCATCATGATCGCGCCGGTGTAGACGATGATCTGCGTGAAGCCCAGGAACGGCGCCGCCTGGATCATGTACAGCGCGCCCAGGCTCAGCATCGTCAGGACCAGCCACAGCGCCGAGTGCACGGCGTTGCGGGAGAAGATCATGCCGAGCGCGCCGAGCAGCGAGAGCGGGCCGAGGATCCAGAAGGCGACGGCCTCGGCGACGGACACGCCCGCGGCCGCACCGGTCGGGGCCTGGGCCAGGAGGGCGGTGATCACTTGATGCCCTCCCCGCGTGCCAGTTCGGGGCCGTTCACGTAGTAGTCCTGCTCGTTGTCGCCGAGCCGCATCGGGTGCGGCGGCTGCTCCATGCCGGGCAGCAGCGGCGCGAGGAGGTCTTCCTTCGTGTAGATCAGCCGCTGGCGGTCGTCGTCGGCCAGCTCGTAGAAGTTGATCATCGTCAGCGACCGCGTCGGGCACGCCTCGATGCAGAGGCCACAGCCGATGCAGCGCAGGTAGTTGATCTGGTAGTCCGCGCCGTACCGCTCGCCCGGCGAGTAGCGGGCCTCCTCGGTGTTGTCACCGCCCTCGACGAAGATCGCGTCCGCCGGGCACGCCCACGCGCACAGCTCGCAGCCGACGCACTTCTCGAGGCCGTCCGGGTGGCGGTTCAGCTGGTGCCGGCCGTGGTACCGCGGGGCGGCCGGCGCACCGGCCTCCGGGTACTCCTCGGTGGCGACCTTCTTGAACATCATCCCGAACGTGACGCCGAAGCCCCGGACTGGATCGAGAAAGGACTTACTGCCCACCATCGTGCGCTCCTTCCTTTGCGGTGCCGACGGCCGCCGGCTTGCGGCGGGCCGCCTTCGCCTCGGCCTTGGCCAACGCCTTCTGACGCGGGGTGGTCTGCGGGACCTTGAGGTCCAGCGGCGGGACCGGGAAGCCGCCGCCGGTCACCGGCACGGTCTCGCTCTCCTCTTCGCGGCCCGCCGCGCGGACCCAGAGGAAGAGCGCGACGACGATGAAGATCGCCACCGCGGCGATGATGATGGCCGGGGTGTTCCAGGAGATCGTCTTCGCGAAGGTCACCATGACGATCCACACCAGGTTCAGCGGGACCAGGACCTTCCAGCCCAGGCGCATGAACTGGTCGTAGCGCAGACGCGGCAGCGTGCCACGCAGCCAGATGAACCCGAACAGCAGGATGAACATCTTCGCGAAGAACCACAGCAGCGGCCACCAGCCGGTGTTGAGGACGTTGTGCCCGATCAGCGACAGCGGCCACGGGGCCATCCAGCCGCCGAGGAACAGCGTGGTCGCGAACGCCGAGACGATCACCATGTTGACGTACTCGGCGAGGAAGAACATCGCGAACTTCATCGAGCTGTACTCGGTGTGGAAGCCGCCGACCAGCTCCGACTCGGCCTCGGGGAGGTCGAACGGGGCGCGGTTGGTCTCGCCGACCATCGAGATCAGGTAGATCACGAAGCTCGGGATCAGCACGAGGAACCACACCTTGTGCTGCGCGCCGACGATGTCGGCCAGGTTCAGCGACCCGGCCTGCAGGATCACCGCGACGATCGAGAGGCCCATCGCGATCTCGTAGGAGATCACCTGCGCCGCGCTGCGCATGCCGCCGAGCAGCGGGTACGGCGAGCCCGACGACCAGCCGGCGAGCACGATGCCGTAGACGCCGATCGACGAGCAGGCCAGGATCACCAGCGCGCTGACCGGCAGGTCGAGCAGCTGGAGCACGGTCTTCTCACCGAAGATCGACACCACCGGCCCGAACGGGATGGCCGACAGCGCGATCAGCGAAGGCACCACGCACATGACCGGCGCGAGGAAGTACACCTTGCGGTCGGCGGTGTCCGGGATGATCTGTTCCTTGAACGGCAGCTTGATCGCGTCCGCGAGGGACTGCAGGTAGCCGCCGGGGCCGACCCGGTTGGGGCCCGGCCGGTTCTGCATCCGGCCGACGGCCTTGCGCTCCCAGACGATCAGGAAGATCGTCATGATCGGCCCGATCAGCAGGATGACCACGCACTTGAGCAGGATCAGCCAGAACGGGTCGTCCGCCAGCAGCGCCGCCCTCGTCGCCGCGTCCGGCACACTGCCCACGGCCGCGTCGGTCGCCTGTGTCAGCAGCGGGATCATTGCCCACCTCCAGCGAGGTTCACGACGGCGCCGTGCCCGGCGCCGAGCGTCTTGAACACGGCGGAGCCGTCGGAGTTGCCCGGCAGCCACACGACGCCGTCGGGCAGGTCCGCGATCTCCACCGGCAGCGTGATCGCGCCGCGTTCGGTGCTCACCTTCACGGTGGTCCCCAGTCCTTCGGCGGTCTTCGCGGACAGCCGCGCGACCGGCGTGCGCTGGGTGCCCTTCAGGTGCGGCTCGCCGTCCTGCAGCGACCCGTTGTCGATCAGCTGGCGCCAGCTCGACAGGACCGCCTGGCCGGCACCCGGCGCGGCCGTGGCGCCGCCGGTCCCGGCGTCGACGTTGCCCCAGCGCAGCGCCGAGGCCGGGGCGAGCTTCTCGAAGTCGCCGCGGGCGGCGGCCGGCGTCTGCGTGAACAGGTCGGCGTCCATCTCGACGGCGAGCGTGTCGAGCACCCGGCAGTCCGGCAGGGCGCCGGTGCCTTCGAGGGTGACGTCGAACGGGCGGGTGCGACCCTCCCAGTTGAGGTAGCTGCCCGCCTTCTCGTCGGACGCGGCCACCGGGAGCACGACGTCCGCGCGCTCGGTCACCGCGCTGTGGCGGAGTTCGAGGCTGACGACGAAGCCGGCGTTGTCCAGCGCGCGCAGCGCGAGGTCCGGGTCCGGCAGGTCGAACGGGTCGACGCCGCCGACGACCAGGCCGCCGAGCTCACGGCCCGAAACAGCCTGCAGGATGCCGGTGGTGTCGCGGCCCGGCGTGGCCGGGATCGGGACGCCCCAGGCGTTTTCGACGGCGACACGAGCGGCGTCGTCGCCGACCCGGTGCCCGCCCGGCAGGAGCGTCGGCACGCAGCCGGTGGCCAGCGCGCCGCGGTCGCCGGCGCGGCGCGGGATCCACGCGAGCCGGACGCCGGTGCGCTCCACCAGGTCGTGCAGCGCGGAGAACAGGCCAGGCACCTGGGCGGCGCGCTCGCCGACCAGGACGACAGCGCCTTCGCCGCTCAGGGCCTCGTCGAGGTCCGGCGCGTGCTTGGCGATGCCTTCGATGGCGGCGGCCTCGGCACCCGGGACGCAGGCGAGCAGCTCGCCGAACGTCTTGCGCACCGACGACGTCGTCCACTGTCCCAAGTGGACGACCCGGGTGCGGTTCTTGCGGGCCGCCTTGCGCAGCCGCAGGAACACGATCGGCGCCTCGTCCTCGGGCTCGAACGCGACGCACAGGACCGTGCGAGCCCGCTCGATCTCGGCGAAGGTGACGCCGGAATCCGGCGTCACACCCACGACGTGCGAGGTGAGGAAGGCCAGTTCCTCGGCCGAGTGCGGGCGGGCGCGGAAGTCGACGTCGTTGGTCTGCAGGGCGACGCGGGCGAACTTCGAGTACGCGTAGGCGTCCTCGACGGTCAGCCGGCCGCCGGGCAGGACGCCGACGCCGCCGTTGGAGCGGGCCTCGGTGAGGCCGGCCGCGGCGGCGCGCAGCGCGTCGGTCCAGGACGCCTCTTCCAGCTCACCGGTCTCGGTGTTGCGGACCAGCGGCCGCCGGATGCGGTCCTCGGCACCGGTGTAGCGGAAGGCGAAGCGGCCCTTGTCGCAGATCCACTCCTCGTTGACCTCGGGGTCGTCGCCGGCCAGCTTGCGCTGGACCTTGCCGCGCCGGAAGTCGGTGCGCTCGGCGCAACCGGACGAGCAGTGCTCGCAGACGCTCGGCGAGGACACCAGGTCGAACGGGCGGGACCGGAACCGGTAGGCCGCGCTCGTCAGGGCCCCGACCGGGCAGATCTGGATGACGTTGCCGGAGAAGTAGGACTGGAACGGCTGACCGCTGGTCGTGCGGGAAGCCAGGTCCAGGACGTCCGCCGTCTCCGCGGTGCCGATCTGCTGGTGGGCGCCGCGTTCGAGGAGCTCGATGAACGGGTCGCCGGCGATCTCGCTGGAGAACCGGGTGCAGCGCTGGCAGAGCACGCAGCGTTCGCGGTCCAGCAGCACCTGCGTCGAGATCGGCAGCGGCTTCGGGAACGTCCGCTTGGTGTCGACGAACCGGGATTCCGTGCGGCCGTGGGCCAACGCCTGGTTCTGCAGCGGGCACTCGCCGCCCTTGTCGCAGATCGGGCAATCCAGCGGGTGGTTGATGAGCAGCAGCTCCATCACACCCTGCTGGGCCTTGTCCGCGACCGGCGACGTCAGCTGCGTCTTGACGACCATGCCGTCGGCGACGGTCATCGTGCAGGACGCCTGCGGCTTCGGCATCGGCCGGCCGCCCATCTCGACCTCGACCAGGCACTGGCGGCAGGCGCCCGCCGGGGAGAGGAGCGGGTGGTCGCAGAACCGCGGGATGACCGTGCCGAGGCGTTCGGCCGTGCGGATGAGGAGCTCGCCCTTGGGGGCGATGACCTCTTCGCCGTCGATGACCAGCTTCACGTGGCCTTCGGGGACCGGCGTCTCTTTGGTCTCGGGCTTGTCGGGCGCGATCGTCATGCCTGCGCTCCCACCAGTTCACGCTTGTTCGCTTCACACAGGGCGAGGAACTCGTCCCTGAAGTACTTGATGCCACTCTGGATCGGCGACACCGCGCCGTCGCCGAGGGCGCAGAACGACCGGCCGAGGATGTTGTCGCAGACGTCGAGGAGGGTGTCGATGTCCTCCTCGGTGCCGTGGCCCTCGACCATCCGCTCGAGGATCTGCGCCAGCCAGTACGTGCCTTCGCGGCACGGCGTGCACTTGCCGCAGGACTCGTGCTCGTAGAACTGCGTCCACTTCATCACGGCCCACGGCACCGACACGGTCTCGTTGAAGACCTGGACGGCCGTCGTGCCCAGCATCGAGCCCGCTTCCGCCGCGCCTTCGAAGTCCAGCGGAACGTCGAGGTGCTCGGCGGTGAACATCGGGGTGGACGAACCGCCCGGCGTCCAGAACTTGAGCGGGACGCCGTCCTTCATGCCGCCCGCCAGCTCGAGCAGCTCGCGCAGCGTGGTGCCGAGCGGGCACTCGTACTGCCCGGGCTTCTCGACGTGGCCGGAGATCGAGTAGATCTTCGGGCCGGGCGACTTCTCGCGGCCCATCTCGCGGAACCAGCTGGAGCCGCCGTTCACGATGAACGGCGCGCTCGCGATGGTCTCGACGTTGTTGACCGTGGTCGGCGCGGCGTACAGACCCGCGGCGGCCGGGAACGGCGGCTTGAGCCGCGGCTGGCCGCGACGGCCTTCGAGGGAGTCGAGCAGCGCCGTCTCCTCGCCGCAGATGTACGCGCCCGCGCCCGCGTGGACGGTGATCTTGAGGTCGAAGCCGGACCCGAGGATGTTCTCACCCAGGTAGCCCGCCGCTTCGGCTTCGCGCACGGCCGCGTTGAGGCGGCGGATGCAGTGCAGCGCCTCGCCGCGGACGTAGATGAAGCAGTGGTTGGACCGCATCGCGTACGAGGCGATGATGCAGCCCTCGATGAGCGAGTGCGGGTCCGCCATCATCAGCGGGATGTCCTTGCACGTCCCGGGTTCGCCCTCGTCGGCGTTGATCACCAGGTAGTGCGGCTTGTCGAAGTTCGGCGGCATGAACGACCACTTGACGCCGGCCGGGAAGCCCGCGCCGCCGCGGCCGCGCAGGCCGGAGTCCTTGACCAGCTGGACGAGCTGCTCGGGCGTCCCGGCCAGTGCCTTGCGGACGGCGGTGTAGCCCTCGAGCGCCTCGTACGTCCCGATCTGCCAGGAGTTCGGCGACAGCCAGCGCTTCGTGAGGACCGGAGTGATGGGATCGGCCATTACTTCTTCTCCCCTTCTGGGAGAGGGACGTCCTGCGCGACCGGGGCGACCCAGCCGCGGTCCTGCGCGAGCTTCGCACCCCGCAGCGTCTCGACGGCCTGCGAAGGACCATCGACGTCCTTGCGGTACTGCCGCTCGTCCTCCGGGAAGAACCCGGCGAGCTGCAGCTCGGCGCCCTTGAAGTTCGTCAGCGGGGCACCGCGCGTCGGGGCCGGGCGCTTGCCCGCCTGCAGCGCGTCGACCAGCGCGACGGCCTTCTCCTCGGTCTGGTTGTCGAAGTACTCGTAGTTGACCTGGATGACCGGCGCGAGGTCGCAGGCCGCGAGGCACTCGGCGTGCTCGAGGGTGATCGAGCCCGGCTCGTTCGGCGTACCCGCGGTTTCGTTGTGCCCCAGCGGTTCCGTCTCGGACCCGAGGTGCGTCTGGAGCGTCTTGTAGATCACGTCGCCGCCCATGGCCGCGCAGAGCGTGTTGGTGCAGACGCTCACGAGGTGCTCGCCGCACGGCTTGCGCTTGTACATCGTGTAGAACGTCG of the Amycolatopsis sp. NBC_01488 genome contains:
- a CDS encoding ESX secretion-associated protein EspG produces the protein MLKADFTLNTLLTAMRNAGCGDPHPIFAGGLRYIPPSAKNTTDREAFEELSQYGFTQGNGVTPEFEDVLRLIDNPSHEFYAYVRDTEGQIGILVAAQNRTAVSVVCRGERVELSGVSPDTHPADALVRLLPPCGPAAIKPFSLPQEDFEPQAESDIFDDAPARSREAQELDAFFQQPHFGIGQLYAANTTVNYLDLEAGRVGIHLADGYISVLPGEPRQLSGKLKAATPR
- the nuoN gene encoding NADH-quinone oxidoreductase subunit NuoN, which gives rise to MLDILLTQAPEPPIVTPSVNYPAVLPMLIVFGAACVSVLVEAFASKRSRFGLQVGLSLAAIVAAGVSLILYATGSAPAGGVKTFSGAISIDEPALFLWGTLLALGVGAVLLISDRVVEPGGALVAQAGIRPGTVQDRAQTATVMQTEVFPLTLFALGGMMAFCASNDLLTMFIALEVLSLPLYLMCGLARRRRLLSQEAAVKYFLLGAFSSAFFLYGLALLYGYANSVKLADIAAAAAGSDRSDTLLFAGLGLLVVGLLFKGSVGPFHTWTPDVYQGAPTPVTAFMAACTKVAAFGGILRVLSVAFGSTSWEWRGVLQVVAIISMVIGAVLGLTQTDVKRMVAYSSIAHAGFLLVGAIAMTRNGLSSTLFYLLAYGFTTLATFGVISLVRDSSGEATHLSAWAGLAKRSPLVAGVFTFLLLALAGIPLTSGFVGKFVVFSAALSDGMAPLVVVALVFSAVAAFFYLRVIVLMYFSEPAADGPSVSVPGFGTGTAIFLGTAVTLVLGLVPAFALGWAGAGGFAS
- a CDS encoding NADH-quinone oxidoreductase subunit M, which translates into the protein MTWLLILILVPLAGALVLAFLKGNDRAAVLAALGFSILEFLLVIPFWLSYSPSGTRLQMTSSFDWIPSFGVHIAFGTDGISLIMIAVIALLVPIVVGGLGTLDKLPPGRSAGGFLSLILLQEALTIGVFAATDVFLFYVLFEIMLIPMYFLIGGYGGANRQYAAVKFFLYSFLGGLIMLASAIGAYSLASDKLGKGTFDWATLVTVVRDAPLHTQIWLFLGFFLAFAIKAPLVPFHTWLPDAAGEAPIGVAVLLVGVLDKVGTFGFLRYCLPMFPDASRTLAPLVLVLSVIGVLYGSILAAGQRDMKRFIAYVSIAHFGFISLGIFAFNEQAMVGSATYMLNHSIATGMLIVVIGLVIARGGSTRISDYGGMAKVTPLLAGLFLLAGLSTLSLPGTNSFVSEFLVLIGAFVNQPVYTILATVGMVLAAAYVLWLYQRVMQGPVRGDALVGVGGGPGTAIAPELGAKKAITDLNGREIAILAPLVVLVLFLGFYPKPVLDTVTPTVQQTLSAVQGGK
- the nuoL gene encoding NADH-quinone oxidoreductase subunit L — protein: MTASSWLLVALPALGALILLLAGKRAKAWGHLLGCATVTLAFVYGLILFFTANTSTATDTRLYSWIPVGQLQVDFGLRIDALSLTFVLLITGVGMLIHYYSIGYMADDEGRYRFFAYLNLFVASMLILVLGNSFVTLYLGWEGVGLASYLLIGWYQGRPSAATAAKKAFLMNRVGDVGLALAIFIMFKYAGSTGYAQVFQAVADGKFSPAAITAMAILLLLGACGKSGQFPLQAWLPDAMEGPTPVSALIHAATMVTAGVYLVARSKDIFNATADGRLIVTLVGTVTLLLGCVIGCAYDDIKKVLAYSTVSQIGYMMLAVGLGPVAYALGIMHLVAHGFFKAGLFLGAGSVMHAMNDEVDMRKFGGLRKHLPITFWTFTLGYLALIGIPPLSGFFTKDAIIEAALGQGGWRGWVMGGAALLGAGLTAFYMTRLMMMTFFGKERWKDLKSADGHDFHPHEAKPVMWIPMAILAVGSVGAGAFFAIGDRFSTWLSPSVGALEESHHLALDAWVISVITVVVSLLGVGIAYLIFRRDVPVEQPQRVSFITRAARKDLYGNALNETLVARPGTWLSRALVFVDNRGVDGAVNGLAAGLGGGSGRLRRLQTGFVRSYALSMLGGTFLLLAALLLVRFS
- the nuoK gene encoding NADH-quinone oxidoreductase subunit NuoK, which produces MSPTYYLLLSALLFALGAVGVLVRRNAIVVFMCIELMLNAVNLTLVTFARINGGLDGQIMAFFVMVVAAAEVVVGLAIIMAIFRTRRSASVDDTNLLKY